In Candidatus Methylomirabilota bacterium, the sequence GTGAGCGTATAGACCTCGGGATCCGGCTTTTTTCGGGTCACATCCTCGCCAGTGATCATGAGAGCGATGCGGGAGAGGCGATCCCGGCCGAGAAGTCCCTCAAGCAGGGGTTCGACCCATGAGCGGCTTCCGGTGGTGGCAACCGCGGTGGTGAGGCCTTGGTGATGGAGCTCATCGAGGAGGCGAAGAATACCGGGACGGGGAGCCATGAAGGACTCATCGATCAATCGTCTGAATGCTTCGTTCTTGACCCGATGCAGCTCTTCCACCAGCTGGTCTCGCTCAGTTCCCGGCAACGGCCGGTACCGTTCGAAGTAGAAGTGCAGGCGCTCTCTTCCACCGGTGACCCCCAGCAGTTCGCCGTAAAAATCCTCGTCCCATCGGTCAGAGAGGCCCACGTGCTCGAAGGCACGGTTGAATGCGACACGATGACCATTGCGCTCCGTTTCTGCGAGCGTGCCGTCCACATCGAGGATCACCACTCGAAGCATTGACGTTATCCGGGCGGTACCCGTGGCTTT encodes:
- a CDS encoding HAD-IA family hydrolase, whose protein sequence is MLRVVILDVDGTLAETERNGHRVAFNRAFEHVGLSDRWDEDFYGELLGVTGGRERLHFYFERYRPLPGTERDQLVEELHRVKNEAFRRLIDESFMAPRPGILRLLDELHHQGLTTAVATTGSRSWVEPLLEGLLGRDRLSRIALMITGEDVTRKKPDPEVYTLTLSKLGSSPQEALAIEDSQNGLDAAKGAALPCVIIRSSYSRDDDFSQADLVLEDLGAPGAPCRVLSNAHRIDVGDVIDVETLHRLHYRATAPPDVS